The uncultured Desulfobulbus sp. genome window below encodes:
- a CDS encoding 1,4-dihydroxy-2-naphthoate polyprenyltransferase has protein sequence MRITLSSWFLAIRPKTLPAAICPVLVGSALAWQAGSFRPLPATLCLLFALLIQIGTNFANDYYDFIKGADTEERQGPKRMTASGMIPLANMRRVTAAIFTFAFLVGLALIPYGGWLLLIVGVLSILMGYGYTSGPFPLAYLGLGEIFVMIFFGWIAVSCTFLVQAGPCTASVLFAGTAVGALSTNLLVINNHRDIETDIKADKRTLAVRFGRNFSAFEYRMWFALAHLCCLGMAVNLNSFWLLLPFVAAPLGFKLCIMIGTPQTGPMYIQMLGQTSVVMVLFCLLLGGGLLLS, from the coding sequence ATGCGCATCACTCTTTCTTCCTGGTTTCTCGCCATTCGCCCCAAGACACTACCGGCGGCCATCTGTCCAGTTCTCGTTGGCAGCGCGCTGGCATGGCAGGCTGGCAGCTTTCGTCCATTACCGGCCACTCTCTGCCTGCTTTTTGCGCTGCTCATCCAGATCGGAACCAATTTCGCTAATGATTACTATGATTTTATCAAAGGTGCCGATACTGAAGAGCGTCAAGGACCAAAACGAATGACCGCCTCCGGAATGATACCGCTTGCGAACATGCGACGCGTGACTGCAGCAATTTTTACATTTGCCTTTCTGGTAGGTCTGGCCCTCATCCCCTATGGGGGCTGGTTGCTGCTGATCGTCGGTGTACTCTCCATCCTCATGGGGTATGGGTACACTTCGGGCCCTTTCCCTTTAGCCTACCTGGGATTGGGAGAGATCTTTGTCATGATCTTTTTCGGCTGGATTGCAGTGAGCTGTACCTTCCTGGTTCAGGCCGGTCCCTGTACCGCCTCGGTGCTGTTTGCCGGGACTGCAGTCGGAGCCTTGAGCACCAACCTGCTGGTGATCAACAACCACCGGGACATTGAAACAGACATCAAAGCCGATAAACGAACCCTGGCAGTTCGTTTTGGTCGAAACTTCTCCGCCTTCGAATACCGAATGTGGTTCGCCCTCGCTCACCTTTGTTGCCTCGGTATGGCGGTAAACCTCAACTCCTTCTGGCTGCTTCTCCCTTTCGTTGCAGCCCCACTTGGCTTCAAGCTCTGCATAATGATTGGCACACCCCAAACAGGTCCGATGTATATTCAAATGCTTGGGCAAACATCAGTGGTGATGGTGCTGTTCTGCCTGCTGCTGGGGGGCGGGTTGCTCTTGAGCTGA
- the ettA gene encoding energy-dependent translational throttle protein EttA: protein MASEANKIIYSMIKVSKKYNQKQILKDISLSYFYGAKIGVLGLNGSGKSTLLKILAGIDKEYEGKTILSEGFTIDYLPQEPMLDPEKTVREVVEEGAQATVDLINEFNQINEKFAEPMDDDAMQELIERQGTVQDKLDAMDAWNLDSRLEMAMDALRCPSADSKCGVLSGGEKRRVALCRILLKNPDILLLDEPTNHLDAESVAWLEQHLQQYAGTVIAVTHDRYFLDNVAGWILELDRGHGIPWKGNYSSWLEQKQKRLAQEEKKESDRQRTLSRELEWIRMSPKGRRSKSKARITAYENLLNQQADKAAGDMEIYIPPGPRLGKLVIEAKGLSKAFEGKLLVDKLDFSLPPGGIVGIVGPNGAGKTTLFKMVTGQEEPDAGTIRVGETVKLAYVDQSRDALDPQKTIFEVISEGQENIWLGTREVNARAYVAKFNFTGSDQQQKVGEISGGQRNRVHLAKMLKEGGNVLLLDEPTNDLDVNTMRALEEALENFAGCAVVISHDRWFLDRIATHIMAFEGNSEVVWFEGNYSDYEQDYKKRKGADAEQPHRIRYRQLTRD, encoded by the coding sequence ATGGCCAGTGAAGCAAACAAGATCATCTATTCGATGATTAAGGTGAGTAAAAAATATAATCAGAAGCAGATTCTCAAGGATATCTCCCTCTCCTATTTTTACGGGGCCAAAATTGGTGTCCTCGGTCTCAACGGTTCAGGAAAGAGTACCTTGCTCAAAATCCTTGCCGGGATTGACAAGGAATATGAGGGCAAGACCATTCTTTCCGAAGGGTTCACCATTGATTACCTCCCCCAGGAGCCGATGCTCGATCCCGAGAAAACCGTGCGCGAGGTGGTGGAAGAGGGGGCCCAGGCAACGGTTGATCTGATCAATGAGTTTAACCAGATCAACGAGAAATTTGCTGAACCCATGGACGATGACGCCATGCAGGAGCTGATCGAGCGTCAGGGTACTGTCCAGGATAAACTCGACGCCATGGATGCCTGGAACCTGGATTCCCGGCTGGAAATGGCCATGGATGCCCTGCGCTGCCCATCGGCGGACAGTAAATGCGGCGTGCTCTCCGGTGGTGAGAAACGTCGGGTGGCACTCTGTCGTATTCTTTTAAAGAACCCGGATATTCTCCTTTTGGATGAGCCCACCAACCATCTGGATGCGGAATCGGTCGCCTGGTTGGAGCAGCATCTCCAGCAATATGCGGGCACGGTTATCGCCGTGACTCATGATCGTTACTTCCTGGATAATGTCGCCGGCTGGATTCTGGAGCTGGATCGCGGCCACGGTATCCCCTGGAAAGGCAACTATTCTTCCTGGCTGGAGCAGAAGCAGAAGCGACTGGCCCAGGAGGAGAAAAAAGAGAGCGATCGTCAGCGGACCCTCTCCCGGGAGCTAGAATGGATTCGCATGAGTCCCAAGGGACGGCGCTCTAAATCTAAGGCCCGTATCACCGCCTATGAGAACCTGCTCAACCAGCAGGCTGATAAAGCAGCCGGCGATATGGAGATCTACATTCCGCCGGGACCGCGCCTGGGAAAACTGGTGATCGAAGCCAAAGGCCTCTCCAAGGCCTTTGAAGGGAAGCTCCTGGTGGATAAGCTGGACTTCTCTCTGCCGCCGGGTGGCATTGTCGGTATCGTCGGCCCCAACGGTGCGGGTAAAACTACCCTGTTTAAAATGGTGACCGGGCAGGAAGAGCCCGATGCCGGAACCATTCGTGTGGGAGAGACGGTGAAACTGGCCTATGTGGACCAGTCCCGTGATGCCCTTGACCCACAAAAGACCATCTTTGAGGTGATTTCTGAGGGGCAGGAGAACATCTGGCTCGGCACCCGCGAGGTGAACGCCCGTGCCTATGTGGCCAAGTTCAACTTCACCGGCTCTGACCAGCAGCAGAAAGTGGGCGAGATCTCCGGTGGGCAGCGCAACCGGGTGCACCTGGCCAAGATGCTCAAAGAGGGCGGCAACGTGCTGCTTCTGGATGAGCCCACCAATGACCTGGACGTCAACACCATGCGGGCTCTGGAAGAGGCGCTGGAAAATTTTGCAGGTTGCGCGGTGGTCATCAGCCATGATCGTTGGTTCTTGGACCGCATCGCCACCCATATCATGGCCTTTGAGGGCAACTCTGAGGTGGTCTGGTTTGAAGGCAACTACTCCGATTATGAGCAGGATTATAAAAAACGCAAAGGCGCAGATGCCGAACAGCCCCACCGCATCCGCTACCGTCAGTTGACCCGCGACTGA
- a CDS encoding PatB family C-S lyase, with the protein MPVSLQFDFDTVIDREGSSSLKWDHYKNQDILPMWVADMDFASPPDVIAALQQRIDHGVFGYTLAPESLVEAVLAHMQHQYSWQVEPEWLVWLPGLVTGLSAVCRAVAEPGEEVITFTPIYPPFMSAPASMGQQTVRVPLAQEGTRWTMDLEALAAAITPRTKLLLLCSPHNPVGRVWSREELLALAGLACKHDLSICSDEIHADLVLDTDKYHLPLAMLDPEISRRTITLQAPSKTYNIPGLGCSYAVIPDPKLRQRLHRAIEGIVPHVNCLGYAAAEAAYRHGEPWRQALITYLRGNRDLLMQSIDALPGLSMSPVEATYLAWIDLRERGIEKTQQFFEQAGVGLSGGSGFDLPGFVRLNFGCPRSRLEEALHRMERALR; encoded by the coding sequence ATGCCAGTATCGCTTCAGTTTGATTTTGATACCGTTATCGACCGCGAAGGCTCCAGCAGCCTCAAGTGGGATCATTATAAAAATCAAGATATTCTCCCCATGTGGGTGGCGGATATGGATTTCGCTTCTCCGCCGGATGTCATAGCAGCGCTGCAGCAGCGAATCGATCACGGGGTCTTTGGCTATACCCTGGCACCGGAATCTCTGGTGGAAGCGGTTTTGGCCCACATGCAGCACCAGTACAGCTGGCAGGTGGAGCCCGAGTGGCTGGTCTGGTTGCCTGGATTGGTTACCGGGTTGAGCGCGGTCTGTCGGGCGGTGGCAGAGCCTGGGGAGGAGGTTATCACCTTTACCCCCATCTACCCGCCCTTTATGAGTGCGCCCGCATCCATGGGGCAGCAGACCGTGCGGGTACCGCTGGCTCAAGAGGGAACGCGCTGGACCATGGACCTGGAGGCGCTTGCTGCAGCCATTACTCCCCGGACCAAGCTACTGTTGCTTTGCAGCCCCCATAATCCGGTGGGCAGAGTCTGGAGTCGGGAAGAGTTGCTTGCCCTTGCCGGGCTTGCCTGCAAACACGATCTCAGCATCTGCAGCGATGAGATTCATGCCGACCTGGTGCTGGATACGGACAAATATCACCTGCCGCTGGCCATGCTTGATCCAGAGATCAGCCGTCGCACCATTACCCTGCAGGCACCCAGCAAAACCTACAATATTCCAGGATTGGGATGTTCGTACGCCGTTATTCCTGATCCAAAGCTGCGCCAGCGTCTCCACCGGGCCATTGAGGGGATTGTTCCCCATGTAAATTGCCTGGGATATGCGGCAGCCGAGGCCGCCTACCGCCATGGTGAGCCCTGGCGTCAGGCGCTGATTACTTATCTTCGCGGTAACCGTGACCTTCTTATGCAATCCATTGATGCCCTTCCAGGGCTCTCCATGAGTCCGGTTGAGGCGACCTACCTGGCCTGGATTGATCTGCGCGAGCGGGGGATAGAAAAAACGCAACAGTTCTTTGAGCAGGCGGGCGTGGGGCTATCCGGAGGGAGCGGTTTTGATCTGCCTGGATTTGTCCGGCTGAATTTTGGCTGTCCGCGCTCACGCCTGGAAGAAGCGCTGCACCGCATGGAACGGGCGCTGCGTTGA